The DNA region ttaatttccatgAGGACATTTAAGGAAAAGCTGAGAATTGGAGTTGCTGAAAATTGTGGCTTCAATAAAAGTTATACCGAGAGCTTCTAACTTTTCCAAAAgctgaaaaaaatattcatgtaaACACCACTTTAATTATAAAGAGCTTATGTCAATAGAGAAGCTCATAGAAACTCTTATAGGATTCATCCAAACAGGCTCTAATAACCACTTTGACTCGCAATAagcaggattttttttttatcagtttttgctgttttaagtttttgattatttttcaattttttgactAATTCTTCTCTAGGCTGATTGTGTGATATACCCTTGAACCGGACATTTGATCGTTCGCCAAATACCAATTTTCTGATTCAGTTTTCAGAACAATAGTCAACACTTTTTTagcatttaatattattttgtttccttCTACTTAAACTTAGAAGGAATAAGatgaaatataatgaaaatctaaacttctataaaaaaatggGAAGTCGAGGATTTTCATACATGTTAAGCACATCGTAAAATATTCCAAATGCCATTAGAAAGTTGTACAAGGGATAAACCAAAGACATTAAAGTCCATTATCAACAGAACTAAATTTAGAAAAGCAAAAGATAATACAGAGAAACGAAAAATATGGGAAACTAACTGCCTCATTACATTTCCACGctgtttttcattttcagtcATCAAAAGCATCATGAAAAATAATCCTAAAATGAATTCAGTAACAAAATTACAGCCCTTGAACCGATTATCTCAATCATGCAAGAGACAGTATAGAAGCGAAAGCAAAAACTGGTTGTAATTCAAACCCAACCAACAGTCATCGCAACAGTTGGAAAACAATATTATGAAATGTATTTCTCCTGCTGCTCTTGAAGTAACCTGGCCGATGATTTGGCATCCAAATATAGCGTACAAACTTCCTCAAGATCCGCctataaatttcacaataatgaCTCATTGAGTTGAGGATAAGCACATAGTAAACATTTTTTCAAATGCTGAACATCAAATGGTCCAATTTCATAATTACCTTGCAGATGTTGTCTCGGCCATTCATTTTTGCAACAATGCTGGCAGGTGATAACAGTTGAACTGCATGCCTGATATGCAACAAGTGTAagtaacaaaagaaagaaaagcataGGAACAGCCAATCAAGAATCCAAACCTTAAAGATGTTTGTTGTCCAATCTCCCCAAGGAAAGCTAAACTTTCTTCATCCACAACCAGTTCCTCTACTTGAGCACGGATAGCTAGAATCTGTCCCACAATTAAGAAGCATGTATGTTTGTATATCCAAACACATAATGCTTAACATTTTGAAATCTATTTgaaagaaagatgaaggccaTACTACCTGTATCATTTCAGCAGGACCATATGTTTGCGTTCGAATGATCACCAACCGATCCAACAGGTCAACAGGTATGCCATGAGGACTTGTCATATCAGTTCCTCTGTATAAAAAGCAGGCAATGATGCTTAAATTTAAGCAttgtaaaataatgaaaacaggACCATATCAATCCAACAACTAATCAATATGACCATTGACTTAAGGTTTACATTGATGCATGACAAATTGTCAATTAAGTATGAACTATAAACCCTAAACATCAAGAAGGGTCCACAACCAGAGAGATTTActtctcaatttttattaatcacAAGCACTGAAGTCTTATATGACCAAGAGCTAAACTCAATATCATGAAGATAATTAGgaaaggtaattaaaaaaataagaatcatgGTGTTGATGCCTGCTATGGTAATAATACACCAAAAATGACCAGCTATCAATCACAGCATTGCATTCATttgatttattcaaatttaCCACTGGACCAAAACTtctttaaaagcaaaattagtttATTCATACCTTACATTGCATATTCCTCTATTAGTAGCAAAGATTACTATTGGAGATAGGGAGCTCTCTAAAGCACGATTCAAATACGAAAAACACTCCATATCTAGCATATGAACCTGTAAAAAAGCATTAAAGTTTGATTAATTAGATGCAATAGTATTTGCAGACATTAGTCGGTGAGAAACTTAAAGATACGGTCACCTCATCAATGAATAGAACTCCAGGAACAAGCTCTGCTACACCTTCATCAATATATCGGTTAACAACCTGCCACCAACAAAAACAGTTACCCTCTTGTTTTTATATTgtaccttcttttcttttttcctttggttttttctGGTCAGAACTCATGGGTATGACTTTATTAATCACCAATGTCAATTTATGCATAAAACATCTGAAACAAGTAATATGCTCAAGGACAATTAAAAGCAATTGAACAAATTGCTAAGACAAAAGCTCACTTTTCGACCCTTAATTTTTCCCATAAATAAGAAACTACAAACTTGTatcaaaagttattaaaataccTTGTTAATCTCTTGCCTCAACTTGTCAGTGATTTCTGTTTTCCTGGGCTTCATCATCTGACCCATCAGAGACAGAATATCTTGTCCCCCTTGAGGTCGTGCATTGGCAGCATCCAGATCATGTAGGGTAACATCCTTTAAGAACAACAATACAAATCACAATAAGAAAtctgaaatatataatatagtcAATGTCTAGAACACATTCAAACAGAGTACACCAGTACAAGCctctgattatttttatttaaaagtgtTATCCAAAGATTTTTTGAGTATTCTGAAAACAAATAAGTACATAAAAATTATCTCCTTTAAATTGAAATCTAGAATAAAAAATTCTGATGTCCGCATAAATCTGGATTAAAGTTTTGTCTTCCCCCTTAGTGACATGGCTTCAATTTAATAATTGCAACAAAATTTGGCAGTCACAACCATGGTTATTAAAACAAGACCAGACTGTCTGGTCCAACTAGCTGGATCAAGAACCAGCTTGGTGACTAGGCTTTAATTTATCAACCACTCACAGATCAACTTGAAGTAGAACTATAGAATTCATTTTATTGACAAAAACAGTTAAATTCAGAAATGAAAATTGACATCAACATAGTTTCTAATACCATCAATTAGAGGATTCAAATATGATAATTATACTAAATTAGCAAATCTTAGGGGTATTGCATAAACATAAAATTGgtcttcaaattcaaattaaataccTGAACAATCTCCTTTTTTTTGTGAACCTCTCCCTTAGGCAGTGGAACATACTCTTCAGCTTCAAGGTCAAACTCTGTAGCGAAAGCATCACTTCGACCCACCCTTTTTACAGCCCCGCTATTTGCCTCAATGTATATAACATCGCCAACAGCTATCTGGCATGTTGGCAAAAATCCCCCAATCATAACATCAGATTTGTTGACACAAATATTACACAACTTCAAAACTAAAACAGCTTcatacaaaataaagaaaagaaatttataaCTTGCAATATCTTAGTTACACAATGGAGCACACACAGAACAAGAGGAAATTAGAGACCTCACCTTTTCCTTAATCAAGGCATCATATATGGTAGGATCCAACTTGAGTTGCTTTGTTCCTTTCACTGTCTTCAATCCAATGATGACATGGCTAATACTTTTACCATAACCACCTGTTACGCTCTCAGTTTCTTCTGGAGAGAGCTCGGTGACCTTAAACAAGACCAGCAAAACATAAACAACAATATGAACAAGGCACAATCACATCCGAGTTTTGACAAGAGAATAGCTACAAACTCACCTCCCCTTCGTATACTTCCTTGTTTTCCTTGATACGCAGACCAATGGCCCGTCGAAAATTTTCCATGAGAACCTCAGTCTTCTTTACTTCCGAGGAGTAAACTTCGGAGCCAACCATAGGGCAGAACGGTACCTGCAGAGTGGAATAAACTTAATTATAAGCAGCAAGAAGGGGTAACAATCACAACACAAAGAATGAGAGTCTTGAGAAAGAAACCTTGGTGCCAAGCTCCTGGCTTATTCCAAGTGCCAATGCCGTCTTGCCGGTCCCGGGCGGTCCGGCGAGAAGAAGTGCCCGGCCGGCCATCTTCTTCTGCCGTATCATGTCCACCACAAGACCTGATGCTTCTCTTGCCTCAACTTGTCCAACGAACCCAGCAGCAAAACTCAATGCTTTTCCACTCGCctgaacaaacaaaaacaattccAACTATTCACTTCAAAATTGAAGAGCAGAACATGACTACACAATAGGGTTCCACCTTACTAGGAGCAAGAtgtggaagaggaagaggaactCACCTCGAGACCTAGGCCTTTAATGTGAGTGTGTGTAGCAACACGCTGTTTCTTCGTGGTTGATTGAACCTCTTCTATTttcatcttctccattttcTCTCTCAGGTTTTGCACTTTGCAGCAGCGGACACTGAAGAAAAGAACTAGAACGCACACTTGTTATGGAACACAAGGGAAGGCTACTACTATTTTCACTCTCCCTGTTTACTAATCCACTCTCTTttcgtttttcttttcctaaatTACCCTGAAAATACACCCATGTCAACAATTGCCTAagggaagagaagaagaagagaattgcTACACACACCATTCATTTTGCTGGTACACCCAGCACAACAAATGTAATTCCCATATTATCCTTCTGTAAGTGGTTTACGGATCAGCAACCCGTATATGACATACTGATTGCTGATCCGTAATTGGTTTAATGATTGTGAATCCATAAACCAATTACAGAAGGGTAATATAGGAATTACATATGTTTATGTTGGGTGTACAGAAAAATGAATGGTGCGCATAGTAATTCTCGAAGAAGAATACAAATACACCGGCCTTGGCTAACCTAGGCCCAGTTACATAAAGCAGGTTGGGCAGCACTCCCATTTCTTTTCTCATTACACTCccatttttacttttctttattcTATTCTATATCATTAATGTGATTTTCCAAAATCCTACCACCGAAGGAGTGCTGatggttaaaaattaaaaagcatgtttttaaaatatttattctttttatagaatattttatatagtattattcagtatttttccttgctaatttagccattttttcttattctatttttcatctttttctttgttttaaaaataaattgtataaatatacatttttatttcaaaataaaattcaagtaCCACATGAAATACTGGCAGCTTTCTTCTGGACAGTCCCAGCTCTTTTCAATCATGTAAGGGTCCCTTTCTGTTTGTACAAGTTGAAGTTTGGAGAAGAATGTTAAGCTCAAATTTTGAACTTGTAAGTTATGGTTATTTGTTCTTAtcaatattttatctatttatgtGGATTGTGTGAGAATTAATGCTTGATATAATGCAGGTGGACTCAGACAAgtataaaaacattaaacatATTCTTAGAGATAGCCTGGCGAAGGGAGTGAAGAATATTAAAAAGGAGTCCATCTTGGATTAGAAGCCTTTTAGCATTTTTGAGTCAATATGGCTTCTCAACTTATAACTCAAAAACAGTTCCATTTAgtacatatatttaattttatataaatctcACTCCATTTTTTTGGTGCACTAAGGATATGTTCAGCCAGCAGACTAATTCCTTTCAAGTTAAACTTTATCTCTGACAATAAAACCTTTTTAATAAGTCTCTCTACTTAATAAATCTAACTTAAATTTCATTTGGCAATAGAATTATTTAACTAGATTGTGTTGCTATATTGCGATAAATTGTTCTAAAGGGGTATTTTTAGAAACTTATTCTTGAATTGAgtctcttttaaaattatttatcccaTGGTGTTCTTTTTTTACGCGAGATACATGCAAAAATCATGTAAATCGCCAGCCCCATTGGCGGGTTTGCTATGGGTGTGACACGTGCCAAAGACGCCAATGATACTGGCGATTTCCCCTTGTATCGCCACCCCCATTGGCGATTTGGCCATGCAAGAGGGTGTAGTTAGTTTGACTGGCGAGTTCCAAGAAGAGggcgtatttaattttttttccgttAAAATCAATCATCCCTAATTTAACTAGAATCAATtacaatcatatttaatttttttcgtctaattttttttcattaaaatcaaCATGCCTAATTTTTTTCCGTTAAAATCAATCATCCCTAATTTAACTACAATCAATTACAatcgtatttaattttttcattaaaatcaaCATGCCTAATTTTTTTCCGTTAAAATCAATCATCCCTAATTTAACTACAATCAATTACAatcgtatttaattttttccgtttaatttttttccgttaaaatcaacaatgactattttttttccgTTAAAATCAATCATCCCTAATTTAACTACAATCAATTACAATTAGGGATGATTggttttaatggaaaaaaataatcattgttgattttaacggaaaaaaattaaacggaaaaaattaaatacgatTATAATTGATTGTAGTTAAATTAGGGATGATTGATTTGaacggaaaaaaattaaatacgccTTCTTCTTGGAACTCACCAGTCAAACTGACTACACCCTCTTACATGGCCAAATCGCCAGTGGGGGTGGCAATACTAGGGGAAATCACTAGTACGAGTGACGTCTTTGTCACGTGTCACACCCATAGCAAACCCGCCAATGGGACTAGCGGTTTGCATGGTTTTTACATGCATCTCGCGTAAAAAAGAACACCAtaggataaataattttaaaagagacCCAATTCAAGAATAAGTTTATAAAAGTACCCTTTTTAAGACAATTTGCCCTATATTGCTGCCTTTGTGAGAATCCTAGACCCTCTCTTTTGCTTAAGTTAAGATACAGGCCTGTGTACTTTTGCTGAAAAATTTTGCAATGTATTCGCAGTAATTAATCGCTTCAAGAAAGAACATTCGCTGCTGATGTGATGATCAAGCGAATATGACGGCAGATATCATAGAACttgttgaaattaaaattgatcGTAAGTTCATGATGATGACATTATATTCCCACGCTTTACCCACAGAACTTGTTAACCCCAAACGAAAATATTGGCTGAAATacatagtattaaatatttttaattactaaaggaagtaaatattaaatattttttcattttcaatataataaatatttctcaTTAAATACATTCAATCAAATCACCATCATACAGCTAAAATGCCAAACTTATGCTATattttctcctttatcttccccCTAATAATATGCTCAAACTTATTGAGCTTAATAAATGTCAGAATATAAAGGTTTCTATTTCACTAAATAATTGGTGCAATTTTATTTGAGATTGCCACCATCTAAAActgatttttcaataaattaactTTGCCTAGTGAATAAATGCTCAAATGGTAAGCAGCTTCTTCAGCTCTTTTTTATTTACCTGAAAATTCAca from Glycine soja cultivar W05 chromosome 8, ASM419377v2, whole genome shotgun sequence includes:
- the LOC114422396 gene encoding ruvB-like protein 1; this translates as MEKMKIEEVQSTTKKQRVATHTHIKGLGLEASGKALSFAAGFVGQVEAREASGLVVDMIRQKKMAGRALLLAGPPGTGKTALALGISQELGTKVPFCPMVGSEVYSSEVKKTEVLMENFRRAIGLRIKENKEVYEGEVTELSPEETESVTGGYGKSISHVIIGLKTVKGTKQLKLDPTIYDALIKEKIAVGDVIYIEANSGAVKRVGRSDAFATEFDLEAEEYVPLPKGEVHKKKEIVQDVTLHDLDAANARPQGGQDILSLMGQMMKPRKTEITDKLRQEINKVVNRYIDEGVAELVPGVLFIDEVHMLDMECFSYLNRALESSLSPIVIFATNRGICNVRGTDMTSPHGIPVDLLDRLVIIRTQTYGPAEMIQILAIRAQVEELVVDEESLAFLGEIGQQTSLRHAVQLLSPASIVAKMNGRDNICKADLEEVCTLYLDAKSSARLLQEQQEKYIS